A genome region from Flavobacterium sp. includes the following:
- a CDS encoding tryptophan 2,3-dioxygenase family protein has translation MNPTDHSESILKEIDQKFQAINQKTDVQLEGLLWSKPITYWDYIQTDALLNLQIQRTTLPDEMVFIMYHQVNELIFKMILWEIDQIADTQNIQVDFFSERLSRITRYFDMLTNSFSIMENGMEVDQYMKFRNTLTPASGFQSAQYRLIEFASTDVINLTDRRYKANFDENTNPETTFEHLYWQAAGKDYQTGEKSYLLNEFEKKYKDQFLRQMASFKTKNIWQKFTQLPIEDQQNEELIQAMRHYDKTVNITWVMQHLNTARKYILESGKGNGEATGGSDWQKYMHPKYQRRIFFPKLWTEEELSNWGNEDLL, from the coding sequence ATGAACCCTACTGATCATTCAGAATCAATTTTAAAAGAAATTGACCAAAAATTCCAAGCCATAAATCAAAAAACTGACGTTCAGTTAGAAGGATTACTTTGGTCAAAACCAATTACTTATTGGGATTATATACAAACAGACGCTCTTTTAAATTTACAAATACAACGCACAACGCTTCCTGACGAGATGGTTTTTATCATGTATCATCAGGTTAATGAATTGATTTTTAAAATGATTTTGTGGGAAATCGATCAAATTGCCGACACACAAAATATTCAGGTTGATTTTTTCAGCGAAAGACTTTCCAGAATTACCCGTTATTTTGATATGCTGACAAATTCATTCAGTATTATGGAAAACGGAATGGAAGTTGACCAATATATGAAATTCAGAAACACTTTAACTCCGGCAAGCGGTTTTCAAAGTGCGCAATACAGGCTGATTGAATTTGCTTCTACAGATGTTATCAATTTGACAGACAGAAGATACAAAGCAAATTTTGATGAAAATACAAATCCTGAAACTACTTTCGAACATTTGTACTGGCAGGCTGCCGGAAAAGATTATCAAACTGGCGAAAAATCATATTTGTTAAATGAATTCGAAAAGAAATATAAAGATCAGTTTTTAAGACAAATGGCTTCGTTTAAAACGAAAAACATTTGGCAGAAATTTACTCAATTACCTATTGAAGATCAACAAAATGAAGAATTAATTCAGGCAATGCGCCACTACGACAAAACCGTAAATATCACCTGGGTTATGCAGCATCTTAATACTGCAAGAAAATACATTTTAGAAAGCGGAAAAGGTAACGGTGAAGCAACCGGAGGAAGCGACTGGCAAAAATATATGCATCCAAAATACCAAAGACGCATCTTTTTTCCTAAATTGTGGACCGAAGAAGAATTGTCCAATTGGGGAAATGAAGATTTACTTTAA
- a CDS encoding peptidoglycan DD-metalloendopeptidase family protein produces the protein MKKAFVIIIVLFSIFSCNKTEEKVEIKITKPKTKKIEFGFNYADFNVVNDTISKGDSFGSILQSQNIGDKKVYDIVEQVKDTFDVRTIRYNKPFTLLRAKNKTNNLQVFIYQPDALTYYVIDLRDSIAKAYKKIKPVTLKRKIIGGVLKTSLSETLGDEDVETALASRITKVFSWSIDFFKLKKGDRYGLIFTERFINGKTYDGVEDLEAAFFEYKGKIVYAFPFEKDTLSGKIEYYDDEGKTLKNFFLKTPIKFSRITSRFTMNRFHPVQHTWKAHKGTDYAAPTGTPISTTASGVVEATGYTAGNGNFVKVKHNGTYSTQYLHMSRILVKRGQRVTQGQTIGLVGSTGLASGPHVCYRFWKNGVQVDALRLNLPTGESLTGNDKTRFFKQIEPLKRELDSIGNL, from the coding sequence TTGAAAAAAGCATTCGTAATTATAATAGTATTATTTTCAATATTTTCATGCAACAAAACAGAGGAAAAAGTTGAAATTAAAATTACAAAACCAAAAACTAAAAAAATAGAATTTGGTTTTAATTACGCTGATTTTAATGTTGTTAACGATACAATATCTAAAGGAGATTCTTTTGGATCCATTTTACAAAGTCAAAATATCGGCGACAAAAAAGTATATGACATTGTAGAACAAGTTAAAGATACTTTTGATGTAAGAACCATTCGCTACAACAAACCTTTTACTTTACTTCGCGCAAAAAACAAAACAAATAATCTTCAGGTTTTTATTTATCAGCCCGATGCTTTAACGTATTATGTAATCGATTTACGAGACAGCATTGCAAAAGCTTATAAAAAAATAAAACCGGTTACATTAAAAAGAAAAATTATTGGCGGCGTTTTAAAAACTTCATTATCCGAAACTTTAGGCGATGAAGATGTAGAAACAGCATTGGCCAGCAGAATTACAAAAGTATTTTCGTGGTCAATTGACTTCTTCAAACTAAAAAAAGGAGATCGTTACGGTTTAATTTTTACAGAAAGATTCATTAACGGAAAAACTTACGATGGCGTTGAAGATCTTGAAGCTGCGTTTTTTGAATATAAAGGAAAAATCGTTTATGCTTTTCCTTTTGAAAAAGACACGCTTTCCGGAAAAATCGAATATTATGATGACGAAGGAAAAACGCTGAAAAACTTCTTCTTAAAAACGCCAATTAAGTTCAGCCGTATTACTTCAAGATTTACAATGAACAGATTTCATCCTGTTCAGCATACCTGGAAAGCCCACAAAGGAACTGATTATGCGGCTCCAACCGGAACCCCAATTTCTACAACGGCATCTGGAGTTGTTGAAGCAACTGGATATACAGCAGGAAACGGAAACTTTGTAAAAGTAAAACACAACGGAACTTATTCTACTCAATATTTACACATGTCGAGAATTTTGGTAAAACGCGGGCAGCGTGTTACACAAGGACAAACAATTGGTTTGGTTGGAAGTACAGGTTTAGCTTCTGGCCCGCATGTTTGTTACCGTTTCTGGAAAAATGGTGTTCAGGTAGATGCGCTTCGATTGAATTTACCAACCGGAGAATCTTTAACCGGAAATGACAAAACTCGTTTCTTTAAACAAATCGAACCTTTGAAAAGAGAATTGGATAGTATTGGGAATTTGTAA
- a CDS encoding AraC family transcriptional regulator — MTNKNLYHPFEVDFKELEQFPKTIRKNNFFELIYIVDGTGIQIINDNKFQYRKGNLFLVTPQDVHLFEVLTPTKFFFLRFNEYYIKANSQNGQYETVLRMEYILQNASHRPGCILKNKIDKPLIASLIENIISEQNNQQIYHQKIIEQIVNTIITIVARNIALKLPKNIKETTGEMVLEILHYIQENIYNPKQLKAEKVSEHFNITLNYLGKYFKKQTGETLQEYIANYKLRLIEARLLNSDMRINEIADELNYSDESHLNKVFRKHKGMNPSEFRKKYAK, encoded by the coding sequence ATGACAAATAAGAATTTATATCATCCTTTTGAAGTAGATTTTAAAGAACTCGAACAGTTTCCGAAAACAATTCGGAAGAACAATTTCTTTGAACTGATTTACATCGTCGACGGAACCGGAATTCAGATTATAAATGATAATAAATTTCAATATCGAAAAGGAAATCTTTTTTTGGTAACACCGCAAGATGTTCATTTATTTGAAGTTTTAACGCCAACGAAATTCTTTTTTCTTCGGTTTAATGAATATTATATCAAAGCAAATTCTCAAAACGGACAATATGAAACGGTTTTGCGAATGGAATATATACTTCAAAATGCAAGTCATCGCCCGGGATGTATTCTGAAAAATAAAATTGATAAACCTTTAATCGCGTCATTAATTGAAAATATAATCAGCGAACAAAACAATCAGCAGATTTACCATCAAAAGATTATTGAGCAGATTGTAAATACCATAATTACAATTGTAGCGAGAAATATTGCTTTAAAACTTCCGAAGAATATTAAAGAAACAACCGGAGAAATGGTTCTCGAAATCCTGCATTATATTCAGGAAAACATCTACAATCCAAAACAATTAAAAGCAGAAAAAGTAAGCGAGCATTTTAATATCACGCTTAATTATTTAGGAAAATATTTTAAGAAACAAACGGGAGAAACGCTTCAGGAATATATCGCAAATTATAAATTGCGATTGATTGAAGCCAGACTTTTAAACAGCGACATGCGTATTAACGAAATTGCAGACGAATTAAATTATTCAGACGAAAGTCATTTAAACAAAGTTTTTAGAAAACATAAAGGAATGAATCCGTCTGAGTTTAGGAAGAAATATGCTAAATAA